From the genome of Medicago truncatula cultivar Jemalong A17 chromosome 2, MtrunA17r5.0-ANR, whole genome shotgun sequence:
TCAACTTTGGGAGAGAAAGATttagagaaaagagaaaatggagagctatttgaaatgaaaatggcTTTGCAATTGGGAAGAAGTGTATCGGAGCTGAGGGAACTTGCATCAAAATCAGCTTCTTATCGCATGGAAGGTGTTGACAtagatgaatttgcaagcaaaATATTCTAAgacatataaattatttaattcattttttaatgtgTTATTCTTTCATTCTTTGTAGTTACCTGACTTTATAGAAAAGAAACTTTGTTTAGATCAACTTACACATATGCATGCTTCTAGTTCTTACtgttctgtttttctttttctttttctggtcTTGCATGCGTATTTGTATAGAGTGCATGCAATAAGAAATCTTGTATTAAGACATCTTTTGGCAACATTTATTTTGCGAGATCTTGTGCTTTTGTGACGGGTcctttaaataattcaaagttgGACCCTTCGGTAAGTCTTTTAAAGACATAACcccaaataaaatttatttaggcacaaacacattatttataaaatctgagagagaaatgatattgatgtaattaaattatttctcttttaaattttaggtcaaatgcatctccctaaaaaaaaaaaaaaggtcaaatgcatctaaaggtcctataaattttttgtttttttcaaagtggtcatttaagtttcaaaaatcacaaacaagtccttttagtctcgcattgtagatagcatagttgataattgcttccttgaactcatctttggtaccaaatatGGCTCCTAAAACCCACTTAAAAtcagtcatctttttaggcatgacaaatggtggataatgctctttgttgctatcatctgaatcatcatcatcatcctctaaaaggacttgtttgaaatgattcaaaaactaaaatgacttgtttgagacttttgaaacttaaaggaccactttaggaaaaacgaaaaacttaaaggacctttaaatgcatttaacctaaattttatgattaatttgtgtgtttaaatattttttaattggagTTGTGCCAACTAAGTATTCTTGTGAACTCTTCATATAAACCGGAAATTGCATGTAATAACATGTTAATGTGTAggagtattatttttcttttatctctaATAGCCAATGAGGTCAGTGTTGGTTTATCACGTAGAACTTAGAGTTATCATATAAGTGGAAttgaacaccaaatcttaatCCAAAATCTTAAAGATTTTCATGTCGGATTTTCTTTTAAGTGTGAGATTTTACACATTCTTGATTCAATATAAGATCCACTAATACTTTCCCATAAAGTCGAATTGAGCTATGATGATACCACTTTTGGGACTTCTTGAAGAGGTATACATTAAGGTGGATCATCACATTGAGTTAAGAGCAACCACTCAAGTGAGGTTGGACATCACATCTTCATCAATATTTAGGTATTTGGTATATAAATTTTCCAAGTGATATGTTGCTCAACATCTACTCTTCAATTTAAATCACACTTGACACATCAACATTCTCTCTTCAAACAAAAACTTTTTCATCCACATTTGTGtgcattaaaaaataataattgtttgcATAGATATATTTGAACTTCTTTTCATCCTATtttaattatgtgttttataaataattatctTGGTATATTAGTAATATTGCGactaattttctttatatgtgccATGAAGTGGTTAATGCATACGTATGCTTACATGATTTACTGAAGtgttcatattatatttttttattgttattttgacAATTCTCTAAAAGTGGTAGTATTTTAGTATGAGAATTTTagagaataatattttaattgtgaatgagaaaaataaaataagtgatAATGTGCATTACTTGGGGAACCAGGTGTTAAAATAGAAATAGATTAATAGAGATGTGTTTTTTGAGCTTGGCCCAATGTGACGCAAACAAGAGACATAtgcttgattttttatttatttaattaaaattggaagaattttttatttatttattgtcttATTTTGACAATTCGCTAAAAGTGGTAGTATCTTAGTATGAGAATTTCatagaataatattttaattgtgaatgagtaaaataaaataagtgattGTGTGTATTAGTTGTGGAACCAGGTGTTAAAATAGAAATAGATTAATAGAGAAGTGTTTGTTTTTTGGCTTGGCCCAATGTGACGCAAACAAGAGACAGAggcttgatttttttatattaaaataggaagattttttattttttttttgggtcagaAATAAGCCAAGACACACGCTTATAGGTCAGAAATAAGCCAAGACACACGCTTATAGGATTTAAATCTGAGAAATACTTACAAGTATTTGGGCATATATACATGAatagtaaaatttaaaatagaaataatttgaTCACATCACttaatattatttctcttttaaactTTATCATTCATGTATGTGTGTCCAAGTAAATATCATTTAAGGTTGTATTTATGCAAGAGTTGCTCTTCAAACCCAGACACACTTGCATTTGTATGTAGTGTTCAACCTTGCGTTAACAGTTGTAGTTGTCTGAAATTCATAGGTTGTTTGCCTTCTCAATCAATACGAACTTCTCCATAAATAAAGATGCTTTGTAtgtagaaaatagaaaaaatttcatgcattcatgaGTGGAAATTTTGCCGAAAATATTTATAGGTCATTTCTTCTATTCTTAACGGTAGTTGAGGAAACCTTGTTTTGTGAAATATAATTGATCAAtacatttgatttgttttttttgaagtaacttATCAATAATACATTTGATGTGAgttgaaattaatataaaagtttccaaaatattttgaaggaGATTTGCCTTTCATACAATTTACATTCGATTCATATAAATTGGTGAGAGCGGATCAAATATAAAGCTTAGTGCTGACAcatgtttttaaattatttgtacaatcatcatcatcacgaTGTTtatccttttttcttcttcaagtaTTTTGAAAAGTCTCCAAGCACAAGATTTCATCAAGAAGGGATAAAAATTTATCATAAGCCAATTTTAGCCCACCTCCGAAATAGGGAGATTTGGAGGAGGGAGAAGAATAGTTTCATACTTGTACATATTTTAGGGGatatttgtacttttttttcctTAGGTGGGGATATTTATacttaaatactttttattcaatttaatctTAAATATTTACATCTTTCCTCCATTAAAACTCATACCTCCCTTTGTTGAACCTAACATAGATGATTTTAACATTTCTCCCCTCCCTTCGTTGAACCATGTTGGGGAGTTGGTTTTGGAAGAGGTATGGATGAAATAATTTTGGAGAGTTATgtctatattttgatatatattcaatatttttaaaaaattaaaaagaacaacattataatttagCTCATGTATGAtattgttcttttaattttttttttttaaaatatcaattatatgtcaaaatatatacatagtTCTCCAAAGTCTCTCtcataaattcttcaaaaacaaactcgcaaacaaacaCTTAGCCTCCAACCAAACAAGTATAggcatcatattttttttttgaaactaaGTATAGACATTATTGAAAAACAAACAAGTGTTTAAAAGCCTTAAGTCGTTGcagaaaaatatgatttgagTAGCTGAGCTGAGCGTTAACTTAAacgtgttttactctgaatttCCACAACGAAATAAGGATGGTAATTTCGTTTACATCcttgacatatttttttttgacgtaTACATGTtgtctatttgtttattgaacAACGTAGACAAAAATAGATAACaactaacaagtaacaaaaCTTACTTTAAAATGACTcaattaacaaaacaaatgcCACCATTAGATTTAATATGTTGAATTACGTAGGAGCACCTGTCAAACTAAATTACTTTACATTATATTTGACATCTTGGTTACCCATGGCACAATAATAAAACTTGCTAAACAAAGTAAGTATAACTAACTatagtatttatatttttttgaatgtgAAATACCTACCACGAGAAAGGAAATCCCTTTTATCTCGTAGTACACAAAAACTGCGTCATAGTGTAGATCCGAGTATGGGATGAaaatgtttgaactttgaacagTTTTAAGAGttgaatttaatgaaaaatcaaacaaacaaataaaagtcAACTTGTACCACCCATACCCAGTCAACACTTTCCTTATCTGACCCATTCTCATCTTGTCCACACATCACCtactatatattattaattacaaCCTACACACTTTCTTCAACCATCAAACAAatcctcaacaacaacaaaaaccttAACACAAACAAAGATCAATTATCTAACTTCTCATCATATATCACATGGCTTCTTTACAAGTTTCATCTatgctttcttctttttcttcatcatcttcagaAATAGTGATTAAATCATCTTTCAATGTCCCAAAACTTCCTAAAGTTCTTTCCATAGCTCCAAATATAAGACCAAGTAGAAAACTAATTGAGGAATTAAACGGCCAACTCAAACACACAATCCCAATaatgattcaagaaaatgaTTATCATTATTCACCCAAGTACAATTCTCCTTCTTCtaaatcaccaaaaacaaaaacaaaaaccattacTCAACTCTATGCAATTCTTGAATCTGTATCCGACAGAATAGAAATGCATCAAAACATTGGCGAACAACGCGATAATTGGAATACCCTTCTATTAAACTCCATCAACATGATCACTCTCACCGCCACCGCCATGGCAGGTATATCAGCCATAAGCGGCTCCGGTGCTCCTCTTTTAGCCCTCAAATTATCTTCCGCACTTTTATTCTCAGCTTCTACTGGTATGttaattatcatgaacaaaatcCAACCTTCACAACTTGCTGAGGAGCAAAGAAATGCAACAAGATTGTTCAAACAGCTTAAGTCTCAGATTGAAACCACAATAGCAATAGGAAACCCCACAGAGGAATATATAAAggatactattcaagaagtTCTAGCTCTTGATAGAGCTTATCCACTACCTTTGTTAGGAGTTATGATTGAAAAATTCCCTCAAAAATATGAACCTGCAAATTGGAGGCCTACAAAAAAATCATCTAGAAGAAGCAACAATAGTTTTCATTCagaaaataatgaaacaaagaaaaatggaTGGAATGAAGGATTAGAAAGTGAAGTAAAAGATGTATTAGAAGTTATGAAGAGAAAAGATATGGAAGATTATGAGAGATTAGGAAACTTGGTGTTGAAGATAAATAAGACATTGGCTATTGCAGGACCATTACTCACTGGAATTGCAGCTGTGGGGTCCACATTTGTTGGTCAAGGTTCATTGGCATCTATAGTACCTGTTATGGCTGGAGCATTGGCTACTGCTGTTAATTCTTTTGAGCATGGTGGACAAGTTGGTATGGTTTCTGAAATGTATAGAGCTTGTGGTGGATTCTTTCAAATGATGGAAAGTTCAATTCAAGAGAATATattagaagaagatgaagaacaaagagaaaatggagatttatttgaaattaaattggCTTTGAAATTGGGAAGAAGTTTGTCACAATTAAGAGATCTTGCTAGAAAATCAGCTTATTCTCGTGTTGAGGGAACTACAGTTGATGAATTTGCTAGCAAACTTTTCTAagtctttagtttttttttcttgatctaACTTAACAATTCTTGATTCAATTGTGATTATTCTTACAAATTGATTATTCTTGTGATATTTTTTGCGCCTGTGTGATTgtagaaaaattaaattcaaataatcACCGaccaatattattaaattttgtgcGCCTTTTGAATAAGTAAGATTTTTCGTAT
Proteins encoded in this window:
- the LOC25486189 gene encoding probable F-box protein At4g22030, whose protein sequence is MASLQVSSMLSSFSSSSSEIVIKSSFNVPKLPKVLSIAPNIRPSRKLIEELNGQLKHTIPIMIQENDYHYSPKYNSPSSKSPKTKTKTITQLYAILESVSDRIEMHQNIGEQRDNWNTLLLNSINMITLTATAMAGISAISGSGAPLLALKLSSALLFSASTGMLIIMNKIQPSQLAEEQRNATRLFKQLKSQIETTIAIGNPTEEYIKDTIQEVLALDRAYPLPLLGVMIEKFPQKYEPANWRPTKKSSRRSNNSFHSENNETKKNGWNEGLESEVKDVLEVMKRKDMEDYERLGNLVLKINKTLAIAGPLLTGIAAVGSTFVGQGSLASIVPVMAGALATAVNSFEHGGQVGMVSEMYRACGGFFQMMESSIQENILEEDEEQRENGDLFEIKLALKLGRSLSQLRDLARKSAYSRVEGTTVDEFASKLF